The proteins below are encoded in one region of Styela clava chromosome 4, kaStyClav1.hap1.2, whole genome shotgun sequence:
- the LOC120326212 gene encoding single-strand DNA endonuclease ASTE1-like: MGIKGLSGFVHRYPKPLLEDINVSDTKVIIDGSELLYFLYYESGPLDFRCGGDYTSFRSTIQQFVEVLNRCRIRPYVVFDSFKSENNIQKYLKDRTAKLGGIRELVNTGDTRIRAKPLLGKVVLTQTLTELDVPFIIVPGDADAKIAAIANELDAMVLASDTDFCIFEVKKGFLFMSDFKWQEVTESQRSCRGKIFRQSILDITFGTPRNALSVLEPLMSKQDGIIGENFEDFLQLLPREVRLPRNLPRKFRRPNTIECALVWLARYQSNDQIIRLIEAKTTNFPEEKFRECLCIYQDLPDIQSFMDTLLNGGESADIKPYCFETIEGMQEPVSFMPLMVDNPENNSSHAASFSIRQSFYELGCIIDFKGEEKDNVVERRIVEMDRIGQNYGAKVMTVTVPNSDRTEELHLEMTREELRVCDTREVIMAAREEYLTKAMIQNRDFSDAAVVGEENKLLVLSIYSWARCQDQTPLDEVCKALALTFSCSYHDISGKSLPDAFRRISNDSYDKVALHFSAQWQAIICEAMRLNNLLECPIPNSKVGHLFSGTLFQKAHAFFLQNEDLTNDDVVDLLFHDLEQPKQFFEKVLDVMIRGQ, encoded by the exons ATGGGAATCAAAGGGTTGAGTGGTTTCGTTCACAGATACCCCAAACCTTTATTGGAAGATATCAATGTCAGCGACACGAAAGTTATCATCGATGGATCAGAATTGTTGTATTTTCTTTACTATGAATCTGGCCCTTTGGATTTCAG atgTGGCGGCGATTATACGTCATTTCGATCTACAATACAACAATTTGTCGAAGTATTGAACCGTTGCCGTATTCGACCTTACGTGGTATTTGACAG TTTCAAATCGGAAAACAACATACAAAAATATCTCAAAGACAGAACTGCCAAATTGGGTGGTATAAGAGAACTGGTGAACACGGGGGATACAAGAATAAGAGCAAAACCTTTGCTTGGAA AGGTTGTGTTGACGCAAACTTTAACCGAACTTGATGTCCCTTTCATAATTGTTCCCGGAGATGCTGATGCCAAAATCGCCGCAATTGCCAACGAACTTGACGCGATGGTTCTTGCGTCGGACACTGATTTCTGTATATTTGAAGTCAAGAAGGGATTTCTTTTTATGAGCGACTTTAAATGGCAAGAG GTAACAGAATCTCAACGGTCTTGTCGAGGGAAAATATTTCGTCAGTCAATCCTCGATATTACGTTTGGAACTCCGAGAAACGCTTTGTCTGTTCTCGAGCCATTGATGAGCAAACAAGACGGAATCATCGGTGAAAACTTTGAGGACTTCTTGCAACTTTTACCGCGG GAAGTAAGGCTTCCAAGGAATCTTCCCAGAAAATTTCGTCGTCCAAATACGATTGAATGTGCGTTGGTGTGGCTCGCCCGTTATCAAAGCAACGATCAAATTATCCGATTAATCGAGGCCAAAACTACAAACTTTCCGGAGGAAAAGTTCAGGGAATGTTTATGTATATATCAAGATCTTCCTGACATCCAAAGTTTTATGGATACGTTGCTTAACGGTGGCGAATCAGCTGACATAAAACCATATTGTTTTGAGACCATCGAAGGAATGCAAGAACCAGTGAGTTTCATGCCGCTTATGGTGGATAACCCAGAGAACAACTCTTCCCATGCAGCATCGTTTTCAATCCGCCAATCGTTTTACGAATTGGGATGCATCATCGATTTTAAGGGAGAAGAAAAGGATAATGTGGTGGAACGTCGTATTGTAGAAATGGATCGAATTGGGCAAAATTATGGAGCAAAAGTGATGACGGTGACAGTTCCAAACTCGGACCGAACAGAAGAATTACATCTTGAAATGACACGGGAAGAATTAAGAGTATGCGACACTCGTGAAGTAATCATGGCTGCACGGGAAGAATATCTTACGAAAGCTATGATACAGAATCGAGATTTTTCAGATGCAGCTGTTGTTGGCGAGGAAAACAAGCTTCTCGTTTTGAGTATTTACAGTTGGGCAAGATGTCAGGATCAGACACCGCTGGACGAAGTGTGCAAAGCACTAGCACTGACGTTTTCGTGTTCTTACCATGATATTAGTGGTAAATCTTTGCCGGATGCCTTTCGTCGTATATCTAATGACAGTTATGACAAGGTAGCATTGCACTTTTCTGCGCAATGGCAAGCCATTATCTGTGAAGCAATGCGACTAAATAACCTCTTGGAATGTCCAATACCAAATTCAAAAGTCGGTCACCTTTTCTCTGGTACGTTGTTTCAGAAAGCACACGCTTTCTTTCTACAAAATGAAGACCTAACAAATGATGATGTCGTCGACCTGCTGTTTCATGACTTGGAACAGCCGAAGCAATTCTTTGAGAAAGTTCTTGATGTTATGATTAGAGGACAATAA